A genomic window from Paenibacillus thermoaerophilus includes:
- a CDS encoding LacI family DNA-binding transcriptional regulator, with protein sequence MSKPKSITIVDVAREAGVSTATVSNVLNRRNVPLSEDIIRRVEAAADRLGYRRNAMAASLSRQRTNELGLLLPSFGGYFGGFAEACEREAHERGYHLSVFSGSNDPELERRHLDRLLQRRVDGLICHGLAMSPEATREIVRDGTPMVLFNAWSWPEDIAVGTVNLDFKSGVEEAVHRLYERGCRSIFYVGQHKPNTSDPPRYEGFLQGIAGLPGPVTHAYVRADASDFRVTVGRLLQLAGDSRPFGIICFDDLLAFAMMYAGIASGLRVPEQMMVVGMNNHYMTRYSHPTITSMDIPYKDQAELTVRWLISAIDDKPDEWVLERSGGRSRVDIPVKLLMRGSTGDS encoded by the coding sequence ATGTCAAAACCGAAGTCGATTACGATCGTAGACGTTGCGCGCGAAGCGGGCGTCTCGACGGCAACCGTATCCAATGTGCTGAACCGGCGCAACGTGCCGCTGTCGGAGGATATTATCCGCCGGGTGGAAGCGGCCGCCGACCGGCTCGGCTACCGCCGCAACGCGATGGCCGCATCCTTGAGCCGCCAGCGCACGAATGAGCTGGGACTGCTGCTGCCGTCCTTCGGCGGCTATTTCGGCGGATTTGCGGAAGCTTGCGAACGGGAAGCGCACGAACGCGGGTATCACTTGTCCGTATTCTCCGGCTCGAACGACCCCGAACTGGAGCGTAGGCATCTGGACCGACTGCTGCAGCGCCGGGTAGACGGGCTTATCTGTCACGGTCTGGCGATGTCGCCCGAGGCGACGAGGGAGATCGTGCGGGACGGCACGCCGATGGTGCTGTTTAACGCCTGGAGCTGGCCCGAGGATATCGCGGTCGGGACTGTCAATCTCGACTTCAAGTCGGGCGTCGAGGAGGCAGTGCACCGTTTGTACGAGCGCGGCTGCCGGAGCATTTTTTATGTCGGCCAACACAAGCCCAACACCAGCGATCCGCCCCGGTACGAAGGATTTCTGCAGGGTATCGCCGGATTGCCCGGGCCCGTGACGCACGCGTACGTCCGAGCTGACGCCAGCGATTTTCGCGTCACGGTCGGCCGGCTTTTGCAACTGGCCGGGGACAGCCGTCCGTTCGGCATTATCTGCTTCGACGATTTGCTTGCGTTTGCGATGATGTACGCGGGCATCGCCAGCGGCCTGCGCGTCCCGGAGCAGATGATGGTGGTCGGCATGAACAACCACTATATGACCCGGTACAGCCACCCGACGATCACAAGCATGGATATTCCGTACAAAGACCAGGCGGAGCTGACCGTCCGCTGGCTCATCTCGGCGATCGACGACAAACCGGACGAATGGGTGCTGGAGCGCTCGGGAGGCCGTTCGAGAGTCGATATTCCCGTGAAGCTGCTGATGCGTGGTTCCACCGGCGATTCGTAA